The following proteins are encoded in a genomic region of Phragmites australis chromosome 9, lpPhrAust1.1, whole genome shotgun sequence:
- the LOC133929274 gene encoding anthocyanidin 5,3-O-glucosyltransferase-like, translating into MGKKTFVLYPSLGVGHLIPMVELAKNLLRHGLGVVIAVIDPPDTDAVTAAAVARLAAANPTITFRLLPAPASSDLDAHPVKRSLDTLRLANPALREYLRSLPAVDALLLDMFCVDALDVAAELGVPAYFFFASAASVLAVSLNLPHYYPTIPSFKDKGKALVHFPGMPAIRALDMPLMVQDKESDPTKVRLYQYKRIPEGRGVLVNSFDWLEHRALKALESGVCVPGRSTPRVYCIGPLVNDGKKGDNSDGERHECLAWLDAQPNRSVVFLCFGSMGAFSAAQLQEIARGLESSGHRFLWAVRSPPEEQREFPEPDLERLLPAGFLERTRDRGMVVKNWVPQAEVVQHEAVGAFVTHCGWNSTLEAIMSGLPMICWPLYAEQRLNKIFLVEEMKIAVTMEGYEEFVKAEEVDVKVRLVMETEEGKMLRERLAVAREKALEAIKEGGSSEVAIAEFIRSGEEGQL; encoded by the coding sequence ATGGGGAAGAAGACGTTCGTGCTCTACCCGTCGCTGGGCGTGGGCCACCTGATCCCGATGGTGGAGCTGGCCAAGAACCTCCTGCGCCACGGCCTCGGCGTGGTTATCGCCGTCATCGACCCGCCCGACACTGACGCCGTGACGGCGGCCGCGGTGGCGCGCCTCGCGGCCGCCAACCCGACCATCACGTTCCGCCTCCTGCCGGCCCCGGCCAGCTCCGACCTCGACGCGCACCCGGTGAAGCGCAGCCTGGACACGCTCCGTCTCGCCAACCCCGCGCTGCGAGAGTACCTGCGCTCGCTGCCGGCCGTCGACGCGCTCCTGCTCGACATGTTCTGCGTCGACGCGCTCGACGTCGCGGCCGAGCTCGGCGTCCCCGCTTACTTCTTCTTCGCCTCCGCGGCGAGCGTCCTCGCCGTGTCACTCAACCTGCCGCACTACTACCCCACCATACCGTCGTTCAAGGACAAGGGTAAGGCGCTTGTGCACTTTCCCGGCATGCCGGCGATCCGCGCGCTGGACATGCCGCTGATGGTGCAGGACAAGGAGAGCGACCCGACCAAGGTCCGGCTGTATCAGTACAAGCGCATCCCGGAGGGGAGGGGCGTGCTGGTGAACAGCTTCGATTGGTTGGAGCACAGGGCCCTGAAAGCGCTCGAGAGCGGCGTCTGCGTGCCCGGCCGGTCGACGCCGAGGGTTTACTGCATCGGGCCACTGGTCAACGACGGCAAGAAGGGAGATAACAGCGACGGCGAGAGGCACGAGTGCCTTGCGTGGCTGGATGCGCAGCCGAACCGGAGCGTCGTGTTCCTCTGCTTCGGCAGCATGGGCGCCTTCTCGGCTGCGCAGTTACAGGAGATCGCCCGCGGGTTAGAGAGCTCCGGCCACCGGTTCTTGTGGGCCGTTAGGAGCCCACCAGAGGAACagagggagttccctgaacCAGACTTGGAGCGGCTGCTTCCGGCGGGGTTCTTGGAGCGGACGAGGGACAGGGgcatggtggtgaagaactgGGTGCCACAAGCGGAGGTGGTGCAGCACGAGGCGGTCGGCGCATTCGTGACGCACTGCGGGTGGAACTCCACGCTCGAGGCGATCATGTCAGGGCTGCCGATGATATGCTGGCCGCTGTACGCGGAGCAGCGGCTGAACAAGATTTTCTTGGTGGAGGAGATGAAGATCGCGGTGACGATGGAGGGTTACGAGGAGTTTGTTaaggctgaggaggtggacgtGAAGGTGAGGCTGGTGATGGAGACTGAGGAAGGGAAGATGCTTAGGGAGAGGCTCGCGGTGGCGAGGGAGAAGGCATTGGAGGCTATCAAGGAAGGTGGGTCCTCTGAAGTGGCAATCGCTGAGTTCATCAGGTCTGGAGAAGAAGGGCAGCTCTAA